The following is a genomic window from Amycolatopsis australiensis.
ACGCCGCGCGGCAGGTCCAGCCGGTAGCCGTCGCCGTCGGCGACCGGTTCCAGCATGTGCTCGTAGGACAGCTCCCCGAGCATCTTGTGCACGATGAGGGCTCCGGCCGCGCGCCAGGCGGCGGCGTCGTCGAGGGTCACTGGTCCTCCAGGCCGAACGTGGTGAAGGCGGTGCGGGCGGGCAGGTCGTAGACGGTCTTGCCGCAGACGGCGTTGAGGATCACGGCCGCGCGCCAGGCCCCGAGGCCGAGGTCGGGCGCGCCGGGCCCGTGGGTGTGCCGTTCCGCGTTCTGCACGAACAGCGGGCCCGGCACGTCGAGCGCGACGCGGTAGTCGGCGCCGACTTCCAGCCGGCCCTTCCGGTCGCGGTGGACGGCGTCGCCGAGCCCGGCCAGCAGCTTCCCGGTCGGGGTTTCCGCGTAACCGGTGGCCGCGACGACGGCGCCGGTGCGCAGGGTGGCACTCCGGCCCTGCTGGACGTGCCGGACCCCGAGTTCGATCTCGCCGTCCACCAGGGACGCCGTCACCACCTCGACGCCGGGGGTGAGCACCGCGCCCGGCGGCCCGCTGATGCTGCGTCGGTACAGCTCGTCGTGGATCGCACCGATGGTCTCGGTGTCGATGCCCTTGTACAGCTGCCATTGCGCGGGCAGCAGCCGGTCGCGGACGGCTTCGGGCAGGCCGTGGAAGTACGCCGTGTAGTCCGGGGTGAACTGCTCCAGCCCGAGCTTCGAGTACTCCATCGGCGCGAACGCGGGCGTCCGGGCGAGCCACCGCAGTCCGTCCACAGTGGATCGTGAGCGCAGCAGGTCGAGCACGACCTCCGCCCCGGACTGCCCGGACCCGACCACCGTGACGCGCTCGGCGGCCAGGAGCTTTTCGCGGTGGGCCAGGTAGTCGGCCGAGTGCAGGGCCAGGGCGCCGGGGTCCGCGACGAGGTCCCGCAGCGGTCCCGGCACCGAAGGCACCGAGCCGACGCCGAGCACGACGGCGTCGGCGAGGACCGGCTCGGCTCCCGCGACCGTCAGCTCGAAGGCGTCGTCCACCCAGCGGACGGCGGTGACCTCGTGACCGAACCGGCACGACGGCAGCCGGGCCGCG
Proteins encoded in this region:
- a CDS encoding lysine N(6)-hydroxylase/L-ornithine N(5)-oxygenase family protein, with the translated sequence MRRHHLAGIGIGPFNLSLAALAAGIDSLDAVFFDARPEFRWHPGLLVDGATLQVPFLADLVTLVDPTSPLSFLNYLRDRGRLLPFYFAERFHIPRAEYDDYGRWAAARLPSCRFGHEVTAVRWVDDAFELTVAGAEPVLADAVVLGVGSVPSVPGPLRDLVADPGALALHSADYLAHREKLLAAERVTVVGSGQSGAEVVLDLLRSRSTVDGLRWLARTPAFAPMEYSKLGLEQFTPDYTAYFHGLPEAVRDRLLPAQWQLYKGIDTETIGAIHDELYRRSISGPPGAVLTPGVEVVTASLVDGEIELGVRHVQQGRSATLRTGAVVAATGYAETPTGKLLAGLGDAVHRDRKGRLEVGADYRVALDVPGPLFVQNAERHTHGPGAPDLGLGAWRAAVILNAVCGKTVYDLPARTAFTTFGLEDQ